A genomic window from Mesorhizobium sp. 131-2-1 includes:
- a CDS encoding acetyl-CoA carboxylase biotin carboxylase subunit — MFKKILIANRGEIACRAIKTARKMGIATVAVYSDADRDAVHVDMADEAVHIGASPAAQSYLVAEKIIAACKETGAEAVHPGYGFLSERASFCEALEREGIVFIGPKPKAIKAMGDKIESKKFANEAKVSTVPGWLGVIENGDHAEKIAGEIGYPVMIKASAGGGGKGMRIAWSKAEVRDGFERARSEAKSSFGDDRVFIEKFVVDPRHIEIQVLADAHGNALHLGERECSIQRRNQKVVEEAPSPFLDARTRKAMGEQAVALAKAVDYQSAGTVEFIVDSEKNFYFLEMNTRLQVEHPVTELVTGIDLVEQMIRVAAGEKLGIKQSDVKLDGWAVESRLYAEDPYRNFLPSIGRLTKYRPPEEGTFGEIVIRNDTGVTEGSEISMFYDPMVAKLCTWAPTRLAAIDAMSEALDSFVVDGIEHNIPFLAALMQHPRWREGRLSTGFIAEEYPHGFAPIAPNGEEKAVLAAIATAVELLRRDRLDRLGGRLAPHSGILKRDWVVKIGADYLSVAILEGMISIPIEVDLSIDGGRPLTVASDWRPGDLIWRGTVGGNTVAAQVRPALNGLRIAWKGMSVTARAMLPRIAELERLMPEKLPPDTSKMLLCPMPGLVVSIAVAEGQEVKAGETLAVVEAMKMENVLRAERDLTVSKLNAKPGDSLAVDAVIMEFA; from the coding sequence ATGTTCAAGAAGATCCTGATCGCCAATCGCGGCGAGATCGCCTGCCGTGCCATCAAGACGGCGCGCAAGATGGGGATTGCCACCGTCGCGGTCTATTCGGATGCCGATCGCGATGCCGTGCATGTCGATATGGCCGACGAGGCCGTGCATATCGGGGCTTCGCCGGCGGCGCAGAGCTACCTGGTGGCCGAAAAGATCATCGCTGCCTGCAAGGAGACCGGCGCCGAAGCCGTACATCCCGGCTACGGCTTCCTGTCGGAGCGCGCCTCGTTCTGCGAGGCGCTGGAGAGGGAAGGCATCGTCTTCATCGGCCCGAAGCCGAAGGCCATCAAGGCGATGGGCGACAAGATCGAATCGAAGAAGTTCGCCAATGAGGCCAAGGTGTCGACCGTGCCCGGCTGGCTGGGCGTCATCGAGAATGGCGACCATGCCGAAAAAATCGCCGGCGAGATCGGCTATCCGGTGATGATCAAGGCCTCGGCCGGCGGCGGCGGCAAGGGCATGCGCATCGCCTGGAGCAAGGCCGAGGTGCGCGACGGCTTCGAGCGGGCGCGCTCGGAAGCGAAAAGCTCGTTTGGCGACGACCGCGTCTTCATCGAGAAGTTCGTCGTCGATCCGCGCCATATCGAGATCCAGGTGCTGGCCGACGCGCATGGCAACGCGCTCCATCTCGGCGAGCGCGAATGCTCGATCCAACGCCGCAACCAGAAGGTGGTCGAGGAGGCGCCGTCGCCGTTCCTCGACGCCAGGACGCGCAAGGCCATGGGCGAGCAGGCGGTGGCGCTGGCCAAGGCCGTCGACTACCAGAGCGCCGGCACGGTCGAATTCATCGTCGACAGCGAGAAAAACTTCTATTTCCTTGAAATGAATACGCGTTTGCAGGTCGAGCATCCGGTAACCGAGCTCGTCACCGGCATCGATCTGGTCGAGCAGATGATCCGCGTTGCCGCCGGCGAGAAGCTTGGCATCAAGCAAAGCGACGTGAAGCTCGACGGCTGGGCCGTGGAAAGCCGCCTCTACGCCGAGGACCCGTACCGCAATTTCCTGCCCTCAATCGGCCGGCTGACCAAGTACCGGCCGCCGGAGGAGGGGACGTTCGGCGAGATCGTCATCCGCAACGATACCGGGGTCACCGAGGGCTCCGAGATATCGATGTTCTACGATCCGATGGTGGCGAAGCTCTGCACCTGGGCGCCGACCAGGCTGGCGGCGATCGACGCCATGTCGGAGGCGCTCGACAGTTTCGTCGTCGACGGCATCGAGCACAATATTCCGTTCCTGGCGGCGCTGATGCAGCATCCGCGCTGGCGTGAAGGGCGGCTGTCGACCGGCTTCATCGCCGAGGAATATCCGCACGGCTTCGCGCCCATTGCGCCCAACGGCGAGGAGAAGGCGGTGCTGGCGGCGATCGCCACGGCGGTCGAGTTGCTGCGCCGCGACCGGCTCGACCGGCTGGGCGGCCGGCTGGCGCCACATTCGGGCATCCTCAAGCGCGACTGGGTGGTGAAGATCGGCGCCGACTACCTCTCGGTCGCCATCCTGGAAGGCATGATCTCCATTCCGATCGAGGTCGACCTGTCGATCGACGGCGGCAGGCCGCTGACGGTGGCGTCCGACTGGCGGCCGGGCGACCTGATCTGGCGCGGCACTGTCGGCGGTAACACGGTCGCGGCGCAGGTCCGGCCGGCGCTGAACGGCCTGCGCATCGCTTGGAAAGGCATGTCGGTGACGGCCCGGGCCATGCTGCCGCGTATCGCCGAGCTCGAAAGGCTGATGCCGGAAAAACTGCCGCCGGACACGTCGAAAATGCTGCTTTGCCCGATGCCGGGCCTCGTCGTGTCGATCGCCGTCGCCGAGGGGCAGGAGGTCAAGGCCGGCGAGACGCTGGCCGTGGTCGAGGCGATGAAGATGGAGAACGTGCTGCGGGCCGAGCGCGACCTCACGGTGTCCAAGCTCAACGCCAAGCCGGGCGACAGCCTTGCCGTCGATGCGGTGATCATGGAATTCGCCTGA
- a CDS encoding S-(hydroxymethyl)glutathione dehydrogenase/class III alcohol dehydrogenase: MKTRAAVAVAAGKPLEIMEVDLDGPRDGEVLVEIKATGICHTDEFTLSGADPEGLFPAILGHEGAGVVVDVGKGVTSVKKGDHVIPLYTPECRQCPSCLSRKTNLCTAIRATQGQGLMPDGSSRFSIGKDKLFHYMGCSTFSNFTVLPEIAVAKVNPDAPFDKICYIGCGVTTGIGAVINTAKVEQGATAVVFGLGGIGLNVIQGLKLAGADMIIGVDLNNDKKPWGEKFGMTHFVNPKEIDGDVVPHLVNMTKRGADQIGGADYTFDCTGNTKVMRQALEASHRGWGKSVIIGVAGAGQEISTRPFQLVTGRTWMGTAFGGARGRTDVPRIVDWYMEGKIQIDPMITHTLKLEDINKGFDLMHEGKSIRSVVVY; this comes from the coding sequence ATGAAAACGCGCGCCGCTGTCGCTGTCGCCGCCGGAAAGCCGCTGGAGATCATGGAGGTCGACCTCGACGGCCCGCGTGACGGCGAGGTGCTGGTCGAGATCAAGGCCACCGGCATCTGCCACACCGACGAATTCACCCTGTCGGGCGCCGATCCCGAAGGCCTGTTCCCGGCCATCCTCGGCCACGAGGGCGCAGGCGTCGTCGTCGATGTCGGCAAGGGCGTCACCTCGGTCAAGAAGGGCGACCACGTCATCCCGCTCTATACGCCCGAATGCCGGCAGTGCCCGTCCTGCCTGTCGCGCAAGACCAACCTGTGCACCGCCATCCGCGCCACGCAAGGCCAGGGCCTGATGCCGGACGGCTCGTCGCGCTTCTCGATCGGCAAGGACAAGCTGTTCCACTACATGGGCTGCTCGACCTTCTCCAACTTCACCGTGCTGCCGGAGATCGCGGTCGCCAAGGTCAATCCCGACGCCCCCTTCGACAAGATTTGCTACATCGGCTGCGGCGTCACCACCGGCATCGGCGCCGTGATCAACACGGCCAAGGTCGAGCAAGGCGCCACCGCCGTGGTCTTCGGCCTCGGCGGAATCGGCCTCAACGTCATCCAGGGCCTGAAGCTCGCCGGCGCCGACATGATCATCGGCGTCGACCTGAACAACGACAAGAAGCCCTGGGGCGAGAAGTTCGGCATGACGCATTTCGTCAATCCGAAGGAGATCGACGGCGACGTCGTCCCGCATCTCGTCAACATGACAAAGCGCGGCGCCGACCAGATCGGCGGCGCCGACTATACCTTCGACTGCACCGGCAACACCAAGGTCATGCGCCAGGCGCTCGAAGCCTCCCACCGCGGCTGGGGCAAGTCGGTCATCATCGGCGTCGCCGGCGCCGGCCAGGAGATTTCGACCAGGCCGTTCCAGCTGGTCACCGGGCGCACCTGGATGGGGACCGCCTTCGGCGGCGCGCGCGGCCGCACCGACGTGCCGCGGATCGTCGACTGGTACATGGAGGGCAAGATCCAGATCGACCCGATGATCACCCATACGCTGAAGCTGGAGGACATCAACAAGGGTTTTGACCTCATGCATGAGGGCAAGTCGATCCGGAGTGTCGTGGTTTACTGA